One Caldalkalibacillus uzonensis DNA window includes the following coding sequences:
- a CDS encoding segregation and condensation protein A, which translates to MLQIKLDSFEGPLDLLLHLIDKAEVDIYDISVSEITDQYVAYIHQMQQLELEIASEFLVMAATLLAIKSKMLLPKKEEYTFQPMLDMELEEEYDPREELIQRLVQYKKYKQLAALLREEEAKRSQIYTRPAEDLTAFVDRDDVNPVANVSLFDLVDALQEVLKKKEEEPLSKVERDEISVSERMKEIKDRLVREREITFNQLFQGKRSKTQIVVTFLALLELMKKKEVICRQDRLFAEIKISLAMEVHAYGS; encoded by the coding sequence ATGTTACAAATTAAACTGGACTCATTTGAGGGGCCCCTGGATTTGCTTCTGCATCTGATTGATAAGGCCGAAGTGGATATATATGATATCTCAGTCTCAGAGATTACGGATCAATATGTGGCCTATATTCACCAAATGCAACAACTGGAACTGGAGATTGCCAGCGAGTTTTTGGTGATGGCGGCCACGCTCCTGGCCATTAAGAGCAAGATGTTGCTGCCCAAAAAGGAGGAGTACACCTTTCAGCCCATGCTGGACATGGAACTGGAAGAAGAATATGATCCCCGGGAAGAGTTAATCCAGCGTCTTGTGCAATACAAGAAGTATAAACAGCTGGCTGCTTTGCTTAGGGAAGAGGAAGCCAAGCGCAGCCAGATTTACACCCGGCCAGCCGAAGATTTAACCGCTTTTGTTGACCGGGACGATGTCAATCCGGTGGCTAATGTCAGCCTGTTCGACCTGGTGGATGCACTCCAAGAAGTGTTGAAGAAAAAGGAAGAGGAACCCCTGAGCAAGGTGGAAAGGGACGAAATTTCCGTCAGTGAACGGATGAAAGAGATCAAAGACCGCCTGGTACGGGAACGGGAGATAACCTTTAACCAGTTATTTCAAGGCAAGCGGAGTAAAACACAGATAGTGGTCACTTTCCTTGCCCTCTTAGAGTTAATGAAAAAGAAGGAAGTGATTTGCCGGCAGGACCGGTTGTTTGCTGAGATTAAAATCTCGCTTGCGATGGAGGTACACGCCTATGGATCGTAA